Proteins from one Staphylococcus saprophyticus subsp. saprophyticus ATCC 15305 = NCTC 7292 genomic window:
- a CDS encoding sucrose-6-phosphate hydrolase, which yields MVEWTKEARYQKYEDADQQYLAELTERVNQSKYRQTFHIQPKSGLLNDPNGLIYFNGNYYISHQWFPLGPVHGLKYWYTYTSKDLIHFNAVGPTLKPDTNDDSHGVYSGSAFEYNQHLYYMYTANHRDEDWHRISTQQIAKMTKNGEIKKFPKPVISAPPFGYTQHFRDPKVYEKDGTYYAVIAAQNIDKQGRILQYRSSDIVNWEFQGEIQTNLDDFGFMWECPDYFNLNGYDMLLFCPQGIDAEGDQFRNIYQSGYIMGQYDMNQLTMNHGDFHELDHGFDFYAPQTFLDEQGQRILIGWMGLPEINYPTDEDGWAHCLTIPRVLTVEEGNLKQRPIKALEKLRSNEETALGYANKFTKQLHPYEGKQFELIIDILENEATEVYFEVRTSKTETSLITYNTKEQKLTFDRSESGPLPNPVEGTSRSTYLDTPLSQLQLYVDTSSIEIFCNDGERVMSSRIFSGEDATGIKTSTESGQVYLRFTKYDLKGDTQ from the coding sequence ATGGTAGAGTGGACAAAGGAAGCACGTTATCAAAAATATGAAGACGCAGATCAACAATATTTAGCTGAATTAACAGAACGTGTTAATCAATCTAAATACAGACAAACTTTTCATATACAACCTAAATCAGGTTTACTTAATGATCCAAATGGATTGATATATTTTAATGGTAATTATTATATATCACATCAGTGGTTCCCATTAGGACCAGTGCATGGACTAAAATATTGGTATACATATACGAGTAAAGATCTTATTCATTTTAATGCAGTAGGACCAACACTCAAACCAGATACAAACGACGATAGTCATGGTGTATATAGTGGTAGTGCATTTGAATATAACCAGCATTTATATTATATGTATACTGCGAATCATCGCGATGAAGATTGGCATCGAATTTCTACCCAACAGATAGCAAAAATGACAAAGAATGGAGAAATAAAAAAATTTCCAAAGCCTGTCATTTCAGCACCACCTTTTGGTTACACGCAACACTTTAGAGACCCGAAAGTTTATGAAAAAGATGGTACATATTATGCTGTAATTGCTGCACAAAATATTGACAAGCAAGGTCGTATTTTACAATATCGATCCTCAGATATTGTTAATTGGGAATTCCAAGGTGAAATACAAACAAATTTAGATGATTTTGGTTTTATGTGGGAATGTCCAGATTATTTCAATTTAAATGGATATGATATGTTATTATTCTGTCCACAAGGTATTGACGCTGAAGGGGATCAGTTTAGAAATATTTATCAATCAGGCTACATCATGGGACAATATGATATGAATCAATTAACTATGAATCATGGTGATTTTCATGAGTTAGATCATGGATTTGATTTTTATGCGCCACAAACATTTTTAGATGAACAAGGACAGCGTATACTCATTGGTTGGATGGGCTTACCAGAAATTAATTATCCAACTGATGAAGACGGATGGGCACATTGTTTAACTATTCCACGTGTACTTACAGTAGAGGAAGGTAATTTAAAACAACGTCCGATTAAAGCACTAGAAAAGTTACGTTCAAATGAAGAAACTGCTTTGGGATATGCTAATAAATTTACGAAACAGTTACATCCATATGAAGGTAAACAGTTTGAATTAATTATTGATATTTTGGAAAATGAAGCAACAGAAGTATACTTTGAAGTGAGAACGAGTAAAACGGAGACGTCGCTAATTACGTATAATACTAAAGAACAAAAATTAACATTTGATAGAAGTGAAAGTGGACCATTGCCTAATCCTGTAGAAGGTACGTCTCGTAGTACTTATTTAGATACACCTTTATCGCAGTTACAGTTATATGTAGATACTTCAAGTATTGAAATTTTCTGTAACGATGGAGAACGAGTGATGTCCTCTAGAATATTTTCTGGAGAAGATGCAACTGGCATTAAAACATCAACAGAATCAGGACAAGTATACTTACGATTTACAAAATATGATTTGAAAGGTGATACACAATGA
- a CDS encoding carbohydrate kinase family protein, with translation MRRLLAIGEALIDFIPNTTDSKLKDVEGFSRQVGGAPCNVACTTTKLGGQAEMITQLGEDAFGDLIVETLEDLGVGTQYLKRSSEANTALAFVSLTKEGERDFSFYRKPSADMLYNEEQVSQIEVTEQDILHFCSVDLVDSPMKMAHKALIEKVRHANGTVVFDPNVRLPLWDSEADCKSAIQAFVPFADIIKISDEELSFVTGYEDENQAIQWLFQGHVQAVIYTKGAEGAAIYLKDGTTIVEQGYKVKAIDTTGAGDAFIGAVISRLLDSNERDIIQLLKNEGHAILEFSNYVAAIVTTQYGAIESIPSLDKVKEALNIK, from the coding sequence ATGAGACGTCTACTCGCAATAGGTGAAGCACTAATTGATTTTATACCTAATACAACAGATTCTAAACTCAAAGATGTAGAAGGATTTTCGAGACAAGTTGGTGGGGCACCTTGTAATGTTGCTTGTACTACGACAAAATTAGGTGGTCAGGCAGAAATGATTACCCAATTAGGAGAAGATGCTTTCGGTGATCTTATCGTAGAAACATTAGAAGATTTGGGTGTCGGTACGCAATATTTGAAACGTTCATCTGAAGCGAATACTGCGCTCGCATTTGTAAGTTTAACTAAAGAGGGAGAAAGGGATTTTTCATTTTATCGTAAGCCTTCAGCAGATATGCTATATAATGAAGAACAAGTGAGTCAAATAGAAGTAACGGAACAAGATATACTACACTTTTGTTCAGTAGACCTCGTAGATAGTCCGATGAAAATGGCCCATAAAGCCCTAATTGAAAAAGTTAGACATGCTAATGGGACAGTTGTATTTGATCCTAATGTGCGTTTACCGTTATGGGATAGTGAAGCGGATTGTAAATCAGCAATTCAAGCGTTTGTACCTTTTGCAGATATCATCAAAATTTCCGATGAAGAACTGTCATTTGTGACAGGATATGAAGATGAGAACCAAGCAATTCAATGGCTATTTCAAGGACATGTCCAAGCGGTTATTTATACCAAAGGTGCAGAAGGTGCTGCAATTTACTTAAAGGATGGAACAACAATTGTTGAGCAAGGCTATAAAGTAAAGGCGATTGATACGACAGGTGCTGGTGATGCATTTATTGGTGCGGTGATTAGTAGATTATTGGATAGTAATGAGCGAGATATAATCCAGTTACTGAAGAATGAGGGGCATGCTATCCTAGAATTTAGTAATTATGTTGCTGCTATCGTCACGACGCAATACGGTGCAATAGAAAGTATCCCTTCACTAGACAAAGTGAAAGAAGCATTAAATATTAAATAG
- the agrA gene encoding quorum-sensing response regulator AgrA, protein MKIFICEDDERQREHMVSIINNYIMIEEKPMEIEVATADPYDILERSKNLNDIGCYFLDIQLEADINGIKLASEIRKHDPVGNIIFVTSHSELTYLTFVYKVAAMDFIFKDDPDELKSRIIDCLETSESRLKLLSKESSVETIELKRGSNSIYVQYDDVMFFESSTKSHRLIAHLDNRQIEFYGNLKELDQLDERFFRCHNSFVVNRHNIDSIDSKSRVVYFKNNEHCYASVRNVKKI, encoded by the coding sequence ATGAAAATATTCATTTGTGAAGATGATGAAAGACAACGTGAGCACATGGTTTCTATTATTAATAACTACATCATGATTGAAGAAAAGCCAATGGAAATCGAAGTTGCCACTGCTGATCCTTATGACATCTTAGAACGCTCTAAGAACCTCAATGATATTGGGTGTTATTTTTTAGATATTCAGCTTGAAGCTGATATTAATGGTATCAAACTTGCTAGTGAGATTCGTAAACATGATCCTGTAGGTAATATCATCTTTGTTACAAGTCACAGTGAGTTAACTTACCTAACATTTGTCTATAAGGTAGCCGCGATGGATTTCATTTTTAAAGATGATCCAGATGAATTAAAATCAAGAATTATTGACTGTCTTGAAACTTCAGAATCAAGATTGAAGCTTCTTTCAAAAGAAAGTAGTGTTGAAACAATTGAATTAAAACGTGGAAGTAATTCGATTTATGTCCAATATGATGATGTTATGTTCTTTGAATCATCTACTAAATCGCATCGATTGATTGCACATCTTGATAATCGTCAAATTGAGTTTTATGGCAATTTAAAAGAATTAGATCAACTTGATGAGCGATTTTTCAGATGTCATAATAGCTTTGTCGTCAATAGACACAATATAGATTCTATTGACTCTAAGTCACGTGTTGTCTATTTTAAAAATAATGAACATTGCTATGCATCTGTTAGAAATGTCAAAAAAATATAA
- the agrC gene encoding quorum-sensing sensor histidine kinase AgrC, producing MAVFYSLFFSLLQAIIIFYNMKLISGIRYTKRDFISIIGIIIPSTILFFIFSSASVIFLFFTSTILMYYKNKFIGVVTSLICFFILYMANFTSLWLSSVIVNAIGIDSVYMLFVAISFTIFSIIYAYIAKFFIKQLSVSDLSLNKIYLTLVSLFLLTILGLIYFYLPNREMSFGDAKFISIMYAVVIITTAILIITISFSIIRQIQYKRNMQEIENYYKYTLQIEKINHEMRKFRHDYVNILSTLSDFIREEDMDGLRKYFRSEILPMQDSMQMNAIKINGLENLHIREIKGLLTTKILQAQEKSIRISIEVPDPIEKIEMPTINLSRIIGIILDNAIEASEKIEDDPLIRIAFIKNEDDSVMFIVMNKCEPNMPKVHTLFQENFSTKGKNRGLGLSTLKELTDSTTNVLLDTTIDNNYFIQKVEILNSDS from the coding sequence ATGGCAGTTTTTTATTCTTTGTTTTTCTCATTATTACAAGCAATTATTATATTTTACAATATGAAACTTATTAGCGGCATCCGCTATACTAAAAGGGATTTTATTTCAATTATTGGAATAATAATCCCTTCAACCATTTTGTTTTTTATTTTTTCTTCTGCATCTGTTATATTTTTATTTTTTACAAGTACAATTCTTATGTATTATAAAAACAAATTTATAGGAGTTGTTACTTCATTAATCTGTTTTTTCATTTTATACATGGCTAACTTTACAAGTTTATGGTTAAGTAGTGTGATTGTAAATGCAATTGGTATTGATAGTGTTTATATGCTATTTGTAGCTATTTCATTCACTATATTCTCCATAATTTACGCTTATATAGCAAAATTCTTTATTAAACAATTATCAGTTTCAGACTTATCGTTAAATAAAATATATTTAACATTAGTTAGCCTATTTTTATTAACTATCTTAGGTCTAATTTACTTTTATTTACCTAATAGAGAGATGTCTTTTGGTGATGCAAAATTCATTTCAATTATGTATGCAGTTGTCATTATCACCACTGCTATTCTTATCATTACAATTTCTTTTAGCATTATTCGCCAAATACAATACAAACGTAATATGCAAGAAATTGAGAATTATTATAAATACACATTACAAATTGAAAAAATTAACCATGAGATGCGCAAATTCAGACATGACTATGTCAACATCTTATCTACTTTATCTGATTTTATTAGAGAAGAAGATATGGATGGACTTAGAAAGTATTTTCGATCTGAAATACTTCCAATGCAAGATAGCATGCAAATGAATGCAATTAAAATCAATGGTCTTGAGAACTTACATATTCGAGAAATTAAAGGACTGCTAACAACAAAGATATTACAAGCACAAGAAAAAAGTATCCGTATCAGTATAGAGGTACCTGACCCAATTGAAAAAATTGAAATGCCAACGATTAATTTAAGTAGAATTATTGGTATTATACTGGATAATGCGATAGAAGCTTCAGAAAAAATTGAAGATGACCCATTGATACGTATCGCGTTTATTAAAAACGAAGATGATTCTGTTATGTTCATCGTTATGAATAAATGCGAACCAAATATGCCAAAAGTTCATACCCTTTTCCAAGAAAACTTTTCTACAAAAGGAAAGAATCGTGGTCTCGGTTTATCTACTCTGAAGGAATTGACGGATTCCACAACAAATGTTTTATTAGATACAACCATTGATAATAACTACTTTATCCAAAAGGTAGAAATTTTAAATTCTGATTCATAA
- the agrD gene encoding cyclic lactone autoinducer peptide AgrD, which translates to MNVIKSISKSISKSISNYFAKVFASIGSISTINPCFGYTDESEIPKELTDLYE; encoded by the coding sequence ATGAATGTTATAAAATCTATTTCAAAATCTATTTCAAAATCTATTTCAAATTATTTCGCTAAAGTCTTTGCTTCTATAGGTTCAATATCTACTATCAATCCTTGTTTTGGTTATACTGATGAATCTGAAATTCCAAAAGAATTAACAGATCTTTACGAATAA
- a CDS encoding accessory gene regulator AgrB, with protein MVKFIDAKIDNFAKQLQQRNNLDRIEYLKMRLGMQVVVNNFFKTIVIYGVSLLCHMFLYTLTVHLTFFFIRHFAHGAHAKNSLLCYIQSVIYFVLLPWIVGYVQVSSLIMYTLALVGLIIISIYAPSATKKQPIPERLRRGKKIKAICLTLIFLLISLFLNEPYQQLMLLGIVIISILQFPIFFPKEDY; from the coding sequence ATGGTAAAATTTATAGATGCTAAAATAGACAATTTTGCTAAACAACTGCAACAACGAAATAACTTGGACCGTATTGAATATTTAAAGATGCGTTTAGGTATGCAAGTTGTCGTAAATAATTTCTTTAAAACAATTGTTATTTATGGTGTTTCACTCCTTTGCCATATGTTTTTATACACACTAACTGTTCATTTAACATTTTTTTTTATTAGACACTTTGCGCATGGCGCACACGCTAAGAATTCTTTACTTTGTTATATACAAAGTGTAATTTATTTTGTTTTACTACCTTGGATAGTCGGGTATGTACAAGTGTCATCTTTAATTATGTATACTTTAGCACTAGTTGGATTAATCATAATTAGTATATATGCACCTTCTGCTACTAAAAAGCAACCTATACCTGAACGACTAAGAAGAGGCAAAAAAATTAAAGCAATATGTTTAACATTAATCTTTTTATTAATTTCGCTCTTTTTAAATGAGCCCTACCAGCAATTAATGTTATTAGGTATTGTGATTATATCTATTTTGCAGTTCCCGATATTTTTCCCTAAGGAGGATTATTAA
- a CDS encoding carbon-nitrogen family hydrolase, with protein sequence MNIEIFQFKVEPANTELNEETIATWFSNYVTSQTDVVVLPEMWNNGYALPQLQALSDSRLSRSYEFISKLAIKYQVDVIAGSVSNAKSNEVYNTAFAVSKYGKLLNNYDKVHLVPMLNEPSFLNAGNAVPEPFNLSNGARVTQIICYDLRFPELLRYPARKDAQIAFYVAQWPLVRLDHWIALLKARAIENDMYVIGCNGCGDDGQTEYAGNSIVINPNGEILSQLGYKPDHITCEIDLEEVDKQRDTIPVFKNLRPHLYK encoded by the coding sequence ATGAATATAGAAATTTTTCAATTTAAAGTAGAACCAGCAAATACAGAATTAAATGAAGAAACAATTGCTACTTGGTTTTCTAACTATGTTACATCACAAACAGATGTCGTTGTATTACCTGAAATGTGGAATAACGGATATGCCCTACCACAACTTCAAGCATTATCTGATAGCCGATTGTCTCGTAGTTACGAGTTTATTTCTAAACTTGCAATAAAGTATCAGGTTGATGTTATTGCTGGATCTGTTTCAAATGCAAAAAGTAATGAAGTATATAATACTGCCTTTGCCGTTTCAAAATACGGAAAACTTTTAAATAACTACGATAAAGTACACTTAGTACCCATGTTGAATGAACCTAGCTTTTTAAATGCAGGTAATGCTGTGCCTGAGCCATTTAATTTATCGAATGGTGCGAGAGTCACACAAATCATTTGCTACGATTTACGTTTCCCCGAATTATTACGTTATCCAGCACGTAAAGATGCACAAATTGCTTTTTATGTTGCACAATGGCCATTAGTCAGATTAGATCATTGGATTGCGCTATTAAAAGCACGTGCTATTGAAAATGATATGTATGTCATTGGATGTAATGGATGTGGAGATGATGGTCAAACGGAATACGCAGGTAATTCTATCGTCATTAATCCTAATGGCGAAATATTGTCACAATTAGGTTATAAACCTGACCACATAACTTGCGAAATTGATTTGGAGGAAGTTGACAAGCAAAGAGACACTATTCCAGTGTTTAAAAATTTACGACCACATTTATATAAATAA
- a CDS encoding nitroreductase family protein — protein MGLFTKNASTLETFQNAIETRRSIYSLEKEISISDKEVEDIIEHAIKHVPSSFNSQSTRIVLLLNDNHDKFWDITKRELKNAMGPDREFQATADKIDNFKHSHGTILYFEDQDVVEGLQNQMPNYAENFAVWSTQTNAMHQFAVWTALGTKGIGASLQHYNPLVDVAVTEAFDIPKTWKLVAQMPFGNIRDEAGEKAFQDVKDRFLVRK, from the coding sequence ATGGGATTATTTACAAAAAATGCTTCAACATTAGAAACTTTTCAAAATGCAATTGAAACAAGACGTTCTATTTACAGTTTAGAAAAAGAAATTTCTATATCTGATAAAGAAGTTGAGGATATTATTGAACATGCCATTAAACATGTACCATCTTCATTTAACTCACAATCTACACGTATCGTTTTATTATTAAATGATAATCATGATAAATTTTGGGACATTACTAAAAGAGAACTTAAAAATGCAATGGGTCCAGATCGTGAATTCCAAGCAACTGCTGACAAAATTGATAACTTCAAACATTCGCACGGTACAATTCTTTATTTTGAAGACCAAGACGTTGTTGAAGGATTACAAAATCAAATGCCAAACTATGCTGAAAACTTTGCTGTTTGGTCAACTCAAACAAATGCAATGCACCAATTTGCTGTTTGGACAGCATTAGGAACAAAAGGTATCGGAGCATCTTTACAACATTATAACCCACTGGTAGATGTTGCAGTTACAGAGGCTTTCGATATTCCTAAAACTTGGAAACTTGTTGCACAAATGCCATTTGGTAACATTCGTGACGAAGCTGGAGAAAAAGCATTCCAAGATGTTAAAGATCGTTTCTTAGTTAGAAAATAA
- a CDS encoding SdrH family protein codes for MKRYNAHKFVISSFAIALSTSIVAHPTQAIEQQENELDKNAQNNSSSVIKDDNDVLTKNSENTNKNDQSSDVDRSNNVSLPSNQKVSDSQTRATEQTDNTSEVNDEERSTGDPNKQNEKEDKQSAEDPDKQNGKEDKQSAEDPDKQNGKEDKQSAEDPDKQNGKEDKQSTEDPDKQNNQNGSDGESGDSEDSNNQGGGSKEPNYSGGSGGGSGKPDNSNEDGGGSKEPNHSGGSGGGSGKPDNSNEDGGGSEEPNHSGGSGGGSGEPDNSNEDGGGSEEPQQPNGSGGGSGKPQKPNKHGEGNGKPEQPNKGNGTTEKPEKPNNSGGNAYTPSNSNKSSNETGNASSTETNNRDSVNRTHRSSTQNDSNSQSNNGKNSSNSNNIDQPSMNQTTENNQNRESNEHQLMNRFNQMTTGSFKYNPFVLNQVKQLGSNKEQVSDSEISAVLKKQNFADNAFLNELQKDTNYFKFQYFNPLKSRDYYKNLDKQVLALITGDIGSMPDLKKPENKNTTGKYEYHTSSDEEMTHTKDKEASDTIQMKFERTLFALITAMLIIFVGVVIGYFVRRKNDKLK; via the coding sequence GTGAAGCGGTATAATGCTCATAAATTTGTGATATCAAGTTTTGCTATTGCTTTAAGTACGTCTATAGTTGCGCACCCGACACAAGCAATAGAACAGCAAGAAAATGAATTAGATAAAAATGCGCAAAATAATAGTTCATCAGTTATTAAGGATGATAATGATGTATTAACTAAAAATAGTGAAAATACAAATAAAAATGATCAAAGCAGTGATGTAGACCGTTCTAATAATGTGTCACTTCCTAGCAATCAAAAAGTATCTGATAGTCAAACTAGAGCAACTGAGCAAACAGATAACACGAGTGAAGTGAATGACGAAGAACGATCAACCGGAGATCCAAATAAACAAAACGAAAAAGAAGATAAACAGTCAGCCGAAGATCCAGATAAACAAAATGGAAAAGAAGATAAACAGTCAGCCGAAGATCCAGATAAACAAAATGGAAAAGAAGATAAACAGTCAGCCGAAGATCCAGATAAACAAAATGGAAAAGAAGATAAACAATCAACAGAAGATCCAGATAAGCAAAATAATCAAAATGGCAGTGATGGAGAATCAGGAGATTCAGAGGATTCCAATAACCAAGGTGGAGGGAGCAAAGAACCGAACTACTCAGGCGGTAGTGGTGGCGGATCAGGTAAGCCAGACAACTCAAATGAAGATGGTGGAGGGAGCAAAGAACCGAACCACTCAGGCGGTAGTGGTGGCGGATCAGGTAAGCCAGACAACTCAAATGAAGATGGCGGAGGAAGCGAAGAACCGAACCACTCAGGCGGTAGTGGTGGCGGATCAGGTGAGCCAGACAACTCAAATGAAGATGGTGGAGGGAGCGAAGAACCACAACAACCAAATGGCAGTGGTGGTGGATCAGGAAAACCACAAAAACCCAATAAGCATGGTGAAGGAAATGGAAAGCCAGAACAGCCAAACAAGGGCAATGGAACTACTGAAAAGCCAGAGAAACCTAATAATTCAGGTGGCAACGCTTATACACCAAGTAATTCAAATAAATCTAGTAATGAGACTGGCAACGCATCGAGCACAGAAACAAATAATCGTGACAGTGTAAATAGAACACATCGCTCAAGTACGCAAAATGATTCAAATAGTCAATCAAATAATGGGAAAAATAGCTCGAATTCGAATAATATAGATCAGCCGTCTATGAATCAAACAACAGAAAATAACCAAAATAGGGAATCGAATGAACACCAATTAATGAATCGATTTAATCAAATGACAACCGGTTCTTTTAAATACAATCCATTTGTATTAAATCAAGTTAAACAATTAGGTAGTAATAAAGAACAAGTTTCTGATAGTGAAATTTCCGCAGTTTTAAAAAAACAAAATTTCGCGGATAATGCATTTTTAAATGAATTACAAAAAGATACAAATTATTTTAAATTCCAATATTTTAATCCATTGAAATCAAGAGATTATTATAAAAATTTAGATAAACAAGTATTGGCTTTGATTACTGGTGATATTGGTTCTATGCCAGATTTGAAAAAACCAGAGAATAAAAATACTACAGGTAAATATGAATATCATACAAGTAGTGATGAAGAAATGACACATACGAAAGATAAAGAAGCCAGTGATACGATTCAAATGAAATTTGAAAGAACTTTATTTGCTTTAATCACAGCAATGCTTATTATTTTTGTTGGTGTGGTTATTGGCTACTTTGTTAGACGCAAGAATGACAAATTAAAATAA
- the mroQ gene encoding intramembrane glutamic endopeptidase MroQ — MSRLWVSILTLVIYGLAQFGVILLHMAGLFNNLSSKELVFANIYTQVGLFIIAAILIIIINNFISNPTRLEQQTKEKKRYVIVWAIVGYFVVMIYQILAGMINMYVFGAPQSSPNTERLMKVAQEIPLFIILISIVGPILEEFVFRKVIFGEIYNLINANKTIKFLIAAIVSSIIFSAAHADPSFFIIYFGMGFIFAALYVYTKRIWVPILVHMMQNGFVVIIQVLIGPEKIKELQESTSFIFNLLFLIM, encoded by the coding sequence ATGTCTCGTTTATGGGTGTCCATATTGACATTAGTTATTTATGGTTTAGCACAATTTGGTGTTATTTTATTACATATGGCTGGCCTATTTAACAATCTAAGTAGCAAGGAACTTGTCTTTGCTAACATATACACACAAGTTGGTTTATTTATAATAGCTGCTATTTTAATAATTATAATCAATAACTTTATTTCTAATCCTACCCGATTAGAGCAACAAACAAAAGAAAAGAAACGTTACGTTATTGTTTGGGCAATTGTTGGTTATTTCGTTGTTATGATTTATCAGATACTTGCAGGCATGATTAATATGTACGTATTTGGTGCGCCTCAATCAAGTCCAAATACTGAACGACTGATGAAAGTTGCACAAGAAATACCCCTATTTATCATATTAATTTCAATTGTAGGACCAATACTTGAAGAGTTTGTTTTTAGAAAAGTTATTTTTGGTGAAATTTACAATTTAATTAATGCAAATAAAACGATAAAATTTTTAATTGCTGCCATTGTAAGTTCCATCATATTTAGTGCAGCACACGCAGATCCATCATTTTTTATAATTTATTTTGGTATGGGCTTCATTTTTGCTGCATTATACGTATATACCAAACGAATTTGGGTTCCTATCTTAGTGCACATGATGCAAAATGGATTTGTTGTCATCATACAAGTACTTATTGGACCAGAAAAGATAAAAGAGCTACAAGAATCAACATCATTCATATTTAATCTTTTATTTTTAATAATGTAA
- the groES gene encoding co-chaperone GroES encodes MLKPLGNRVIIQKSEQEQTTKSGIVLTDSAKEKSNEGTIIAVGAGRILKDGSRVAPEVNEGDKVVFQQYAGTEVKRGDETYLIVNEEDILAIIES; translated from the coding sequence ATGTTAAAGCCATTAGGTAACCGAGTAATTATTCAAAAATCAGAACAAGAGCAAACAACTAAAAGTGGTATCGTATTAACTGATAGCGCTAAAGAGAAATCCAACGAAGGTACGATAATTGCAGTAGGTGCAGGACGTATTTTAAAAGATGGTTCTCGTGTTGCTCCTGAAGTAAACGAAGGCGACAAAGTAGTATTCCAACAATATGCTGGAACTGAAGTTAAACGAGGAGACGAAACATATTTAATCGTTAATGAAGAAGATATTTTAGCAATAATTGAATCTTAA